TTCAGGTCAAAATAGGGATTACGCTTCAGGTACCTGTATAAAATTCAGATCCGAAGGAGGAACCCTGTTGTGAATTTCTCAGATGTCGGAGCACATATTTTTCGAACCATACTCATGTATTTTATTGTTTATGCTTCTATCCGGATTATGGGCAAACGTGAGATTGGGAAGCTGTCCATGTTTGATCTGGTCGTATCCATCATGCTTGCAGAAATTGCGGCATTTGTCATTGAAGATATCAATAAGCCGTTATTCCATGGTATTGTACCGATGCTAACGGTCCTGGTCGTGCAGATTGCCATAGCTTTTCTCAGTCTCAAGAGCCGGAAGCTGCGGCTGATGATTGATGGCAAGCCGACCGTGTTAATTTCCAAAGGTAAATTGCATCGAGATGAGATGCGCAAGCAGCGTTATAATCTCGACGATTTGCTACAGCAACTTCGTGAACAGAATATAGACAGCATTGGTGAAGTTGACTTCGCCATATTGGAGACTACAGGCAAGCTGACTGTTTTTCCAAAAGTTCAGAGTTCTTCAGGCGGTAACAGCGGTTCATCAGGTTCTGGTTCGACAGGATTTAATTCCAAACAAAATAGACGGAAAAATAAAATAGATGGATTTGAAAACATCAAATATGAAGGCCTACCATTGCCATTGATCATGGATGGCAAAGTTCAGGATCAGAACCTTGAACTGATTCAGAAAACCAGATTTTGGCTTAAAAATCAGATTCAGCAGAAAGGGATTATGGACTTCAAAGATGTGTTTATCTGTTCCATTGATCATAACGAGAAAGTTTATGTAAGTTCCAAAGATGATAAAGATAACTGACGTCTAAGAACGGCGTTTAAACCAGGAACCAATAATGGGGGCACGGGAAAGATCGTGAAAATCGATCATTTTGGTCCAGCCCATAACCATGAAATAAACAATTAGACCAACAAGGGGAGCAAGAAGCATTCTGATCCAAAACGGAAGCAAAGATGCGGTCTGCTCATAAATGACCAGAGTAGCGGCGCCCATGATGACCATACCCGTACCTGTTTTGACCCAATCCATCAGCTTGAAACGGAACTGCAAAAGGTTGCGCACACTTCTTGCATGTAGAAGGGTAACGACCGTTGAATTCACACATATGGCAATCACCGCACCAAATATGCCGTATTCCGGTCGGGAGGCGAGTACCAAAATCAATGTAATTTTGATGACAGCACCAATAAATGTATTGAGCAGTGCTTTTCCCGGACGATCAAGTGCTTGAAGAGCAGCTTGAAGAGGAGCTTGAATGTAGATAAACAAAGCAAAAGGAGCCATAAGCTTAAGCATGCTTCCAATCGATGCATCATTATACAGGACAAGACACATCGGTTCGGCAAGCACATACATAAATACAGAAAATGGGGCTCCTGTTACGAGTGCTAACCGCAAAGCCTGATGCATCCGTTTATGTATGAGCGCACGATCACCTTGAGCCGAGGCCTCAGACAATGAAGGGACAAGGGACGTTGCTAATGAGGACGTTAATGCTCCGGGCAGAAGAAGTAGCGGGATAATCATGCCTTGTAGTGCTCCATACTGGGCCGTGGCGAGCCCTTTGGAGATGCCTGCAATTGCCAGGCTCTGTGCGGTTACAATGGTCTCAGCAAGATAGGATAGGGAGCCAACTAATCGTCCGGCAGTTACGGGTACGGAAATCGCAAGTAAACGACGAAGGAGTCCAGGCTCTGATCCGGTTGAGTTTTTTAAAACAGCAGGTTTGGTTTCGATTGAAGATTCGAGTATGGGCTGATGTTGATCGATATATTTCTTCTGTCTAGCATAGTTCCACAGTAATACAAGCATGCCGACGAATTCACCGACAAGCGCCCCCAGCATGGCCCCTGCTGCAGCTTGTGCAATTCCTCGGGGCAAGAGGAGCCAGGAAAACCAGATTACACATATAATACGAATGACCGTTTCTACGATTGATGAAACAGCCGTAGGCATCATGTTTTGCTTTCCCTGGAAATAACCTCTGTAGACTGCAGATACGGCGATAATGGCAATCATAGGGCTCATGCTGACAAACGTGTGATAGACCCTTTCATCGGTCAGAACATAACGGGTGACCCATGGAGCGAAGATTATGCACAGAAACATAAACACAACGCCAAGGGTCAATGTGAAGCTCAGGCTGATTTGCAGAATCCGTTGGGGTGAGTAACGGTTGGCACCTGTATCCGCCTCGGCTACGAGTTTGGCTACAGCCAATGGAATACCGCCAGTGATTAAGGTGACGAGTACGATGAAAAAGGGATAGCTCAGTTGGTAGATGCCAACACCTTCTGCACCGATAACCCGTGGCAGCGCAATGCGCGGGATGAACCCGAGAATCCGATTAATGATGCCTGCGGCGAGCAGGATCATGGCTCCCTGGATAAATGTCTGTTTCTTCAAGACTACCCCTCTTTCCCGGTTGGAGTACAGATATTCATAAACGGGACAATGCCGTCGTTCTTCATCCTATGCCAGTCCAATATCTTCTCATGACAACTTGGACACGATTAACAAAAAGATCCATCAACAGCAAGAAGGAATATGATCGGGTAAAGTCGAATGATGTAATATTGATGCCGCATAAAGGCTTGGATGTATGAAGGGAGGCTCCCCGTTGGAAGAAATGAATGATGTGGAGTTGGAACAGTCTATAGAGATGCTCTGCCGTAGCAAAGCAGAGGAACTAAGGCTTGTCGGTTACGAATATGTCACCAGCAAAGATGTCTGGAATTGCATCAGTCATAAATATGAAAAGCAGGGCATTCCACCGCTTCACCAACTGGTGAACGACATATTGTCACTGAAAGCAACAAGCTTTATGAACTTTATGACCGTGTCTGCATACCGGGGGTCCTCTTTCTAGCGAAAGGGATCTTTTTTGTTGGAAATTGACTGCTTTTTACGGCATCGCTATAATAGGAATATTGAGAACGAAAGGGGATCTAGGAACGGCATGAAAAGAATCGTCAGTTTCATTTTGGTCGTGCTTGTGACCGCAGGAGTAATGTTGGGCACAAGTCCAGGGCTGCTCAAAAATATACGCTTGGGCCTCGATTTAAAAGGAGGCTACGAGATCTTATATGAAGCAGAGCCGCTGGAACAAGGACAACAAGTCACCAAAGCATCTTTGGTGCAAACAGCAAAAAGTCTGGAGAGCCGTGCCAATGCGCTCGGAACAAGCGAGCCGGAAGTAACAACTGAAGGAACGAACCGGATCCGTTTGAAGCTGGCCGGGGTTACCGACGAGGCTGAAGTCAGAGCCAAAATGAAAGAACCTGCTGTCATGACCTTCCGCAGTAAAGCTGAGAATGACAAAGAAGGCGAATATACCAAAATCGAGCTTCGGGGAAATGAGTTCGTGGAGAATGGTGCCAAAGTGGTATTTAACCAGTTGAACGCACCGATGATCGATATCCAGGTTAAAGACAAAGCGAAGTTTGCTGAAATCACCAAACGTTTGATTGGACAACCTTTGGCTATCTATCTGGATGATCAACTGTTATCCGCTCCAACCGTGCAGCAGCAGCTGAGTGACGGCTCTGCGCAAATCACGGGTAACTACTCACGTGAGGAAGCCAATCAGCTTCGCGATACCATTAATTTGGGTGCGTTGCCGCTGAAACTGACAGAGAAGTACTCTCAAAGTGTTGGTGCAACGCTTGGTAAACTATCTCTGGACCAGACGATTAAAGCGGGATTAATTGGTTCCGTAATTATTCTAGTGTTCATGATTGGCCTGTACCGTATTCCGGGGATTATTGCGAGCTTTGCCCTGATTACACATACGTGGCTTGTACTTGCAATCTTCTATATGGGAGAATTCGTACTTACCCTTCCGGGGATCGCGGCATTTATCCTGGGTATAGGGATGGCCGTGGATGCCAACATCATCACGTATGAGCGGATCAAGGAAGAAATGCGCAGTGGTAAGTCGATATTGTCTTCGGTAAGAGCTGGTGGTAAAAGTTCATTCCGTACGATTATTGACTCTAACATCACAACCATCATTGCTGCCGCCGTTATGTTCTTCATGGGTACAGGTGCGGTTAAAGGTTTCGCACTGGTACTGATTTTTGATATCGTGACCAGCATTATTACGAATATTTTCTTCTCCCGCTTCCTGTTGACCCTGCTTGTGCGGGCTAACGTATTGAAGAAGCCTAAGTACTTCGGAGTGAAGGAGAGTGAAATTCGTGCGCTTTAATTGGAATTTTGATTATGTTAAAGGCAGTAAAATTGCCTATGCTTTTTCCATCATTTTGACGATTGCAGGTATCATCAGCATTTTGGCTCTGGGATTGAATTATGCGGTTGATTTCCGTTCAGGTTCAAATGTGGATATTACGGTGTCTAAAGCAATCACAACAGAACAAATTAAGCCCATCGTTAGTGACCTTGGTGTTGACACAAAAGATGTTCATATTACACCTGGTGCTGATCGGGTTAACGTTCGTTTCTCGAACGTACTGGATGAAAATCAGGAAAGCAAGTTTAAGCAAGAGTTCACCAAGCTGGATTCAACCGCTTCTTATGAAGTCAATACGGTGGACCCGGAGATGGCTAAAGAACTTGAACGCAATGCCATATACGCGGTTCTCATCGCTAGTATCGGGATTATGATCTATGTAGCGATCCGATTTGAATGGCGGTTTGGCTTGGCTGCTGTCATTGCGCTCTTCCATGATGCATTTGTAGTGATTAGTGTGTTCTCGATTTTCCGACTGGAAGTGAATTTGACCTTCATTACGGCGGTACTGACCATTGTCGGATTCTCGATCAATGATACCATCGTTATCTTCGACCGGATTCGTGAGAATATGCGTTTTGCTAAAAAGACTACCAAAGCCGATTTGCGTGAAGTAGTCAACCGCAGTTTGGCACAAACGATGACACGTTCCCTGAATACAACATTCACCGTGTTTGTCGCTTCGCTCTGCTTGTTTATTTTTGGTGGAGAATCCATTCGCATGTTCTCACTTGCTATGGTCATCGGAACATTGTTCGGTGCATATTCTTCGATCTACATCGCCGCTCCATTGTGGCTGGCGCTCAAAGGTAAACAAACAGAGAAACCTAAAGCAGCTGTCAAAGCATCCAACTAAACATTGTATTGTCAAGCCGCGTCTGCCAGGCGCGGTTTTGCAACTTTAGGTACAGTATTAAGGGGGGCATCGCCATGACCAGAGAACGTTTCCCTTCTGTTCACGCTGCCACGTGGAGCGGGATCGCCGGGAATTTGACACTTGCAGTAATTAAGGCTGGGTTCGGTTATATGGCAAACAGCAAATCGTTGCTTGCAGACGGCCTGCACTCTGCTTCAGAAGCTGCTTCTTCATTGTCCGGCCTCTTTCCCTCGAAGTCTGTACAAACAAAAACAAAGGCTCGTAGGGAGCAGTCAAAGGAACATTCACGTATCGCTAGACCTGGAATTTCGGTATTATTATCTGTGCTCATCCTTATGGGAGGTTTGCAGATTGCCATCTCCGCTTTGGGTAGTTTGTCTGGAGAGGAACCAGAATCGTTAGAAAAGTATACCCATGCACTTGTAGTAGCTTTTGCAGCACTGGCTGTGAAGGAAGCGATCTTTCAATATCAATACCGGTATTTTCGTAAACGAAATCAATCGCAGGCTCTGGCTTATGCACAGCAACATCGTCGGGCACTCTACTGTTCACTTATCGTTTTGGTCGGCATTGTAGGTTCCATGACAGGAGAAACGATGGGGTGGAGTATTCTTCGATATATGGACCCCGCAGCTGCATTGATAGCTTCCTGTTTTGTGCTGCACAAAGGGTACAGAATGATTGTGGATACCGTATATGGTTCACTTGTTCAGGAATTGGAACAGGAAGAAGCAATTGACTTCAAAGAAACGGTACAGCGTGTATATGGCATTATTACGATCGAACATCTGGTAGCACGTGAACAGGAACATGATGTTACGATTGAACTGGTCATAAGTGTAAACCCTAGAATTTCTGTGCTCGAGGCACAGGAGATTGCGAATCGGGCGAAGACACTTCTCTTAACTCGTTTCAGTCATGTGAAAGAAGTACAGATCCAGGCTGTACCTTATGATCCTGGGTATCCTTATAAATCCAATCATGAACTGCCAGATCCTGAAGCGACATTAATTCAGTAATGAAGCTTGGTCCAGTAGATCAGGAAAGGAGCGTTATCATTGCTTTATTCGCAATACCGGTGGAACACACCGAATATCGATCTGGAGGCGGCTGCGGGACTCTCGCAGGCGCTTTCCGTTTCATCACTTGTTGGACGTTTGCTGGTTAGTCGGGGGGTTCATAATGAAACAGAGGCAGAACAATTTCTGCATCCTGATCTGAATCAGATGCATGATCCTTATCTGCTTCTAGGTATGAAAGAAGCTGTGCCCCGAATCCAGCAGGCCATTGAGCGTGAAGAACATATTTTAATATATGGGGACTACGACGCGGACGGCGTATCCAGTACATCCCTGATGATCCATCTGATGCGTTATCTCGGGGCTTCCTACGATATCTATATTCCTCATCGTTCCAATGAAGGCTACGGATTACACAATCATGCCTTGGATTGGGCTCATCAACAAGGAGTCACGCTGGTGATTACGGTAGATACCGGAATCAGTGCGGTAGAGCAGATTGCTTATGCTGCAACACTGGGAATGGAAGTCATTGTGACGGATCACCATGAGCCACCTGAAGTTTTGCCTGAGGCCTATACGCTCATCAATCCTAAGCTTCCGGACTGTCCATACCCTTTTAAAGGGTTAGCTGGTGCGGGTGTAGCGTTGAAGCTGGCCCAGGCATTGATCGGAGAAGTGCCTGGAGAATGGATGGAAATTGCCGCTATTGGTACGGTTGCCGATTTGATGCCTTTGGAAGGCGAGAACCGGGTTATCGTCAGTTATGGTGTTGAGTCCATGCGTGGTACACGTCTGCCCGGTGTAAGTGCTCTACTTGAAATTAGTGGTGTGGATCAAAGTCAGGTCACTTCAATCAATATTGCCTTTGCCATGGCTCCCCGTATTAATGCAAGCGGACGTCTGGATCATGCCGGCAGAGCCGTATCGCTGCTTACAACCGAGGATCTGGATGAGGCACATACTCTGGCAGGTCAACTGGATTTGCTGAATCGTGAAAGGCAACAGGTTGTTGAGGGTATACTTCTGGAAGCGACAGCCCAATTGGAGCAGAAAATCCAGCTTAATTCCGGAGCAGTGCCGGACGTCATCGTTTTAGCGGGAGAAGGCTGGAATGTTGGAGTTGTAGGTATCGTGGCTTCCAAGTTAC
Above is a window of Paenibacillus sp. E222 DNA encoding:
- a CDS encoding DUF421 domain-containing protein — encoded protein: MYFIVYASIRIMGKREIGKLSMFDLVVSIMLAEIAAFVIEDINKPLFHGIVPMLTVLVVQIAIAFLSLKSRKLRLMIDGKPTVLISKGKLHRDEMRKQRYNLDDLLQQLREQNIDSIGEVDFAILETTGKLTVFPKVQSSSGGNSGSSGSGSTGFNSKQNRRKNKIDGFENIKYEGLPLPLIMDGKVQDQNLELIQKTRFWLKNQIQQKGIMDFKDVFICSIDHNEKVYVSSKDDKDN
- a CDS encoding post-transcriptional regulator, encoding MNDVELEQSIEMLCRSKAEELRLVGYEYVTSKDVWNCISHKYEKQGIPPLHQLVNDILSLKATSFMNFMTVSAYRGSSF
- the spoVB gene encoding stage V sporulation protein B, yielding MKKQTFIQGAMILLAAGIINRILGFIPRIALPRVIGAEGVGIYQLSYPFFIVLVTLITGGIPLAVAKLVAEADTGANRYSPQRILQISLSFTLTLGVVFMFLCIIFAPWVTRYVLTDERVYHTFVSMSPMIAIIAVSAVYRGYFQGKQNMMPTAVSSIVETVIRIICVIWFSWLLLPRGIAQAAAGAMLGALVGEFVGMLVLLWNYARQKKYIDQHQPILESSIETKPAVLKNSTGSEPGLLRRLLAISVPVTAGRLVGSLSYLAETIVTAQSLAIAGISKGLATAQYGALQGMIIPLLLLPGALTSSLATSLVPSLSEASAQGDRALIHKRMHQALRLALVTGAPFSVFMYVLAEPMCLVLYNDASIGSMLKLMAPFALFIYIQAPLQAALQALDRPGKALLNTFIGAVIKITLILVLASRPEYGIFGAVIAICVNSTVVTLLHARSVRNLLQFRFKLMDWVKTGTGMVIMGAATLVIYEQTASLLPFWIRMLLAPLVGLIVYFMVMGWTKMIDFHDLSRAPIIGSWFKRRS
- the secD gene encoding protein translocase subunit SecD, producing MKRIVSFILVVLVTAGVMLGTSPGLLKNIRLGLDLKGGYEILYEAEPLEQGQQVTKASLVQTAKSLESRANALGTSEPEVTTEGTNRIRLKLAGVTDEAEVRAKMKEPAVMTFRSKAENDKEGEYTKIELRGNEFVENGAKVVFNQLNAPMIDIQVKDKAKFAEITKRLIGQPLAIYLDDQLLSAPTVQQQLSDGSAQITGNYSREEANQLRDTINLGALPLKLTEKYSQSVGATLGKLSLDQTIKAGLIGSVIILVFMIGLYRIPGIIASFALITHTWLVLAIFYMGEFVLTLPGIAAFILGIGMAVDANIITYERIKEEMRSGKSILSSVRAGGKSSFRTIIDSNITTIIAAAVMFFMGTGAVKGFALVLIFDIVTSIITNIFFSRFLLTLLVRANVLKKPKYFGVKESEIRAL
- the secF gene encoding protein translocase subunit SecF; translated protein: MRFNWNFDYVKGSKIAYAFSIILTIAGIISILALGLNYAVDFRSGSNVDITVSKAITTEQIKPIVSDLGVDTKDVHITPGADRVNVRFSNVLDENQESKFKQEFTKLDSTASYEVNTVDPEMAKELERNAIYAVLIASIGIMIYVAIRFEWRFGLAAVIALFHDAFVVISVFSIFRLEVNLTFITAVLTIVGFSINDTIVIFDRIRENMRFAKKTTKADLREVVNRSLAQTMTRSLNTTFTVFVASLCLFIFGGESIRMFSLAMVIGTLFGAYSSIYIAAPLWLALKGKQTEKPKAAVKASN
- a CDS encoding cation diffusion facilitator family transporter, encoding MTRERFPSVHAATWSGIAGNLTLAVIKAGFGYMANSKSLLADGLHSASEAASSLSGLFPSKSVQTKTKARREQSKEHSRIARPGISVLLSVLILMGGLQIAISALGSLSGEEPESLEKYTHALVVAFAALAVKEAIFQYQYRYFRKRNQSQALAYAQQHRRALYCSLIVLVGIVGSMTGETMGWSILRYMDPAAALIASCFVLHKGYRMIVDTVYGSLVQELEQEEAIDFKETVQRVYGIITIEHLVAREQEHDVTIELVISVNPRISVLEAQEIANRAKTLLLTRFSHVKEVQIQAVPYDPGYPYKSNHELPDPEATLIQ